In Pseudoalteromonas sp. MM1, a single window of DNA contains:
- the argS gene encoding arginine--tRNA ligase, translating to MNIRTILVEKAIAAMTAAGLPEDTNPAVTQSTRPQFGDYQINGAMGAAKKMKSNPRELAQKIIDNLDVTEIAEKTEIAGPGFINIHLKPEFLANSVKAANSDAKLAVNEHAEPQTVVVDYSSPNLAKEMHVGHLRSTIIGDAIVRALEFRGDKVIRQNHMGDWGTQFGMLIAHLEDQISQGVDLESVALADLETFYRDAKKRFDDEEGFADKARDYVVKLQGGDAHCEKLWKLFIATSVKHSEEVYKRLNVTLTQDDIMAESAYNSELNDIISLLKDKNIAVESQGAQVVFLDELANKDGEPSAFIVQKSGGGFLYATTDLAACNYRSNTLGAERILIFVDARQSLHFNQVELTARKAGLLRDETSYEFCPFGTMMGADGKPFKTRTGGTVKLADLLEESISRAAAKLAERESDLSEHERSEIARKVGIGAVKYADLSKHRTSDYIFNWDTMLSFEGATAPYLQYAYTRVRSIFRKSGVDAATLNADVAITEPQEKALALKLLQLEEVLDLMISEATPHVLCSYLYELASLYMTFYEACPVLKEGVEPSVRDSRLVLCNLVADTLKTGLDLLGIEVMEQM from the coding sequence ATGAACATTCGTACTATCTTAGTAGAAAAAGCCATTGCCGCCATGACTGCAGCAGGCTTACCTGAAGACACAAACCCAGCAGTTACACAAAGCACACGTCCACAATTTGGTGATTACCAAATTAATGGTGCAATGGGCGCCGCTAAAAAAATGAAAAGCAACCCACGCGAGCTTGCACAAAAAATTATTGATAACCTAGATGTAACCGAGATTGCTGAAAAAACAGAAATTGCCGGCCCAGGTTTTATTAATATTCATTTAAAGCCTGAGTTTTTGGCCAACAGTGTAAAAGCAGCAAACAGCGATGCAAAACTGGCTGTAAACGAGCACGCTGAACCGCAAACTGTTGTGGTAGATTACTCATCGCCTAACCTTGCAAAAGAAATGCACGTAGGCCATTTGCGTTCAACCATTATTGGTGATGCCATTGTACGTGCGCTTGAATTTAGAGGCGATAAAGTCATTCGTCAAAACCACATGGGCGATTGGGGCACACAGTTTGGTATGCTAATTGCGCATTTAGAAGATCAAATTAGCCAAGGCGTAGACTTAGAGTCGGTAGCGCTTGCTGATTTAGAAACGTTTTACCGCGATGCTAAAAAACGTTTTGACGATGAAGAAGGCTTTGCCGATAAAGCCCGTGATTACGTTGTTAAACTACAAGGCGGCGACGCGCACTGTGAAAAACTATGGAAATTATTTATAGCAACCTCTGTTAAGCACTCTGAAGAGGTTTACAAACGTCTAAATGTAACGCTTACTCAAGACGATATTATGGCTGAAAGTGCTTACAACAGTGAGCTTAACGATATTATTAGCCTATTAAAAGATAAAAACATAGCTGTGGAGTCGCAAGGCGCACAAGTGGTGTTTTTAGATGAACTTGCCAATAAAGATGGCGAGCCATCGGCGTTTATCGTGCAAAAATCTGGCGGCGGCTTTTTATATGCAACCACCGATTTAGCCGCGTGTAACTATCGCTCAAATACCTTAGGCGCTGAGCGTATTTTAATATTTGTTGATGCACGCCAAAGCCTTCACTTTAACCAAGTAGAGCTTACCGCACGTAAAGCAGGCCTTTTACGCGATGAAACAAGCTATGAGTTTTGCCCATTTGGCACCATGATGGGCGCCGATGGTAAACCATTTAAAACCCGTACCGGTGGCACTGTTAAACTTGCTGATTTACTTGAAGAGTCGATTAGCCGTGCAGCAGCAAAATTAGCAGAGCGTGAATCAGACTTATCTGAGCATGAGCGCAGTGAAATTGCGCGTAAAGTAGGTATTGGCGCCGTTAAATATGCTGATCTGTCTAAGCATCGTACCAGCGATTACATATTCAACTGGGACACCATGTTAAGCTTTGAAGGCGCTACAGCACCTTACCTACAATATGCTTATACGCGTGTGCGTAGTATTTTCCGTAAATCAGGTGTAGATGCCGCTACGCTAAATGCTGATGTAGCTATTACAGAGCCACAAGAAAAAGCGCTAGCGCTTAAACTGCTACAGCTTGAAGAAGTGCTTGATTTAATGATCTCTGAGGCTACCCCACACGTATTATGTAGCTACTTATACGAACTAGCTAGCTTATACATGACATTCTACGAAGCCTGCCCAGTACTTAAAGAAGGCGTAGAGCCAAGCGTGCGTGACAGCCGTTTAGTGTTGTGTAATTTAGT